The genomic interval CCCAAGGTTGCAATCAAATTGTTAGATAAATCTCAGAAGCTAAATTGGCTAAATCCCATTTTGGGTCATGtgcctttcttttttttttgtgtcACTCAGATTAGATTATACATGGATTTCTGAGTTTAAATCTTGCCCTCACTATTTCCAATTGTCTTTGTTCAGTTGTCTATTTCTAAGGCTCATGCACATTAAGTTAGCCCAACAGCGCACAATTTAGAAAGCCATTGTTTTTTCCCCAAATAAGCAGACACTAGTCTCAAGTTATTGTAAGTCCTTTACCAAAACTCCACATCTTCACAAGTCAAGGTTTGACTTCTGTTTTACAGGTTATCAGTAACGTGGCTTAGGTTATTATATATAAGTGGCTGGAAAATCTTTCACATTTGTGCTCTATGagaattaattttgttctttACGTGTGCATAGCACACTTATAGAGATGTGATCCATGCACAGTGGGAGAAATCAGCATATCTTGATGTAACTTGCTCAAAATTCCTTTGGGTATTGGAGGTCCATTGGCAATGCAGGCTACTCGCACTGAAGCAGCCCTTAACTGGAGAGTTGAGACTTGCTTCAGTGTTATTTAAAGGGAATCAAGCTGACCTGTTGCTGCAAAGCAATTTGAAACTTCACAATTCTTGCAAATAATTACCATGATGTTTGCTCTACCCACCATCTCCAATTCTCCTGCAACGACTTGCCGCCAGCATCTTTTGGGATCTTGTTCGCGTGTCTGATCACACTCCCTTGGACACAAACATGATTATGTGTCTGACCCATCCCCATCTCACCAACTGATCATCTTAATTCAAGTTACCTTGTGTGAGATTGaggcacaagtgactgcagatgctggaatctggagcaacaaacaatttgctggaagtcAACCAAtcattggcaattcctttcctcccacaagtgCTGCTCAacgtgctgaattcctccagcagattgtttgttggtgtgAGATTGAATTTTGCTGCTGAGGCCTCACACAGACCTGGGGTTGGTCCCACATAAAACATGCTTTTTGAGGCATGGAACAAGCAACTGAAGTTCTTTCTTAGGCTATGAGCTGCTGTTAATGAACAGCACGAGTCCCAGTTAAAAACAGTccactgtttttaattcagatcttATTAGTTGGTGGTTTCATGCCATTATGTTTAAAGTAAATTAACAAATGAGAATGTTAACACCCTCAGAAGGAGAGATCTAAATGTCTGGAAATCGCATATTTACCCCAGGTTGGGCTCCACAGTTTGCTATGCAGACATACCAAGCTGTGGAGCCCAGCTGCCATGACTGGCGAAGACATAGGAATCAGCCAGGAAAGGGGAAACTGGATTTTGTTATAATCTGAGTGCCATCTTATCACCAGTGTCAGAAAGGGCAGTCTTCCCGGACCTGTCCAAGGGCTTTGTGAATCAGTGGCATGAACAGTGATTGCTTAATCGTCACTACAAGGACTGCTGTGATTCAAAGAGATGACCCTTGAGCACCTTAGACACAGTTTAGACACAGTCACCCACATCCTTAGAACAAATCTCATCAAATGCTCAGGTCATTACAGTCCTCTGTCCACTGTCGAAAGGGTAGAACACACTCTTGAATCTTTCTTAGTGATGCACTTACTAGGAGAGACCTTGTTTGGTCAGAGCTGGTACTTGTTTGTCTATATAGTTACTCGGGTATCTATCTTGTCTCAGAACATGTTTCTATGAGTCGTTTTCAGTCTCGAATGCTGCTGTTACAATGTTTTCAAAAATCTGGATTACATCAGaatattctttctttttttaataacAAAGGTTCCTGTTGGTTCTTTATAGTACGCAGATTGAAAGTGCAAAAGATAATCGGAACTAAAAAAttggctgagtgcattcactatCTGCTCCtttgaaatcatagaatcatacagcacggaagcatgTCCTCTTGCCTGCCAAGCCTGCAccagcatcaaccacccatttacactaatcctacattaatcccacttctgTTCTTCCCTCATTTCCAGCAACTccatccagattccaccactcacctgcacactagaaacaatttacagcagccaattaacctgctaacctacacatctttgggacatgggaagaaaccaaatcacctggaggaaacccacaatgtcacagagagaatgtgcaaattccactcagacagcacccaaggtcaggatcgaatccaggtcgtgattgaacctgggtcacaggaacAGTGAGGCCAGTGCGCTGGCCCTTGCTTGGATGATATATTTTTATTCAAAGTAACCTTTTAGAGATGTAACTATGAAAAAAAGTCATATATTTATAATCTTTCCATTGATACTTGGCTTTCTGCATCATAAACAAATGCtatatgaaatatttttgtttgccAGGTGGTTTGTGTGATGAGGCACCCTCCATCATCCTTGTACTGCGATGATTCTGTATTCTCCCTGCTTAGCAAATACACGACAGGGATTCGGTTTTCTCTGGAGTCCCACTCAACACCAAAACATCAAACTGATGTATACCTCGTGGAGGAGGATGACACTAATCAGTCAGTGTCGTCCATTGAGGATGACTTCGTGACTGCTTTTGAACACTTGgaagaagaagcatttgggacaGTGGGTAAGTGGGAATCCACTGCCAGTTTGGTCAGAAAGATTGATCTTCTAAGATTATTTATGAGGTTGTCCTGTTTTTGCTGAGTGCATGATTTAACCATCCATTGTCTGCGGACAGGAGCCCCACAGTGGAGCTCAGTCTTGCTTTAATTCCCTAGCATTGCACTGGTGAATTCTCTCAGATCCTGTGCTTCCTGAGttggcatgggatccaagacccTGGTGATTTCAATGAGGATGGTAGgcaaaggtttaggaagcaaagggGAAAGTAAGTttctaaaaattattttgctttgcctCAATGTTCCTAATATTTATGTGCTTTtatgtattttgtttaaaatatttttttaaaaattatttcaattttgatatttaaaaattattaaaatcattGACAACTGGTGAAACCTCATCCCCAGTTCTGCTATCTGTAAAAGACTGTCATGGTCATGCCTGGGGTGGGACTACCTCTCTGCGCCACTTGAGGCCCTGTTGCCCTGACACCACACTGTTGGATTCGGAGATGTGAAGTGCCAGCAAGACGATTCCTTGAATTGGGACAAGGCAAGAGTGGGCATGGAATGGCCGTGGATGATGGGGTTGTGGGGGGACTAGTTCAGGATGATCCGACCAGTGTATATGGTAATCTGTGGATTAGTGCTGGGCCAAAAATGCCCACGAAAGCTGCCAAATTATCGTAAAGcttatccttcagggaagggataTTCAACCCTTACTCACTCTGATCTACATGTAAATAGTCCACATTGTATGCTTCACTCTTAATGGTCTTTGAAGTGGTTTAGCAGCTAAATAGGTTGTTGGAGAAACTAGGGCATAGGCAGTAGAAATGGCATTGCTAGTCTCCcccacatcctgagaacaaaAAAATAACCTCATTGTGAAGATATTGCTGTAAATTGTTCCAAACTATTTTGGGAGGACGGGGGTGGGTTATGCCAATTCAGTGTGATTACATTTATCGAGATAATTTAACTTCAGTTTGGTTTTCAACTAAATATATTAAATATCAGTTTTCCTAATGAGCAGTACTTTCCATGAAGGTTATTGGAAATTTCCTTTTGGTTTAGAGAGATGCTTCTGTTTTGTAAATACTACTCAAGATTGACTAATCAGAATTTGATAAAAGATGTATTAAATTTTAGTGCTGAAATCAAAGTCTTCCAAGTGGCAGGTATGTCTAAGGCTTGCATATTTCCATAGCAGACCAGATCTAACTAGTTTGATAATGGAATAGACCCCATTGCTTGTTGTGGCTTTTCTTCTAGGAACATAATGTGCCTGCAGTATAAGATGGCTGGTATAATGGGATATGCTATTTCATGCATTGTCAGATATGTTCCTTCACAGTAGCAGTGATTAAATTGCAGACAAGTTCCACTCTGACCAGctaatttatttaaattgcaaTCAGTTTATACACTGTACCCCTACAGCAATCAGAAGGGCTTAACTATGTTCAGTGCATTGTACCAGGATGGGAACTAACAAGGCAGCAGAACTGTTTCTGACTGAAATAAAGTATGAAATGACTGGCAACTTGAAAAGGGCATCATTGAACTTTGGCCAGTacatctgatgaaagatcatcgacctgaaacattaattctgtgtctctctccacagatgctgttgcaCCTATTTGCAGAAATTGCTggagttttctttttcctttttcagatttccaatatccggGGTCATTTTGCTTTTGCCTTTTTCAAACAACTGTCAAGTTGCAAGGATTGTATTGAAATCAACAAGTGTTAAGTGTTAAAAATATAATTCGGTCAACTTTCCTCCTCTCTGCAATATGAGCTAGGTGTTATGTGATGGAAAGTCACAAAGCAGAGTCAGATGAATTTCCTGGTTTAGATCATCAAAGTGGACTAGGCTTGGCCAGTCCTGTATGGGGAattcttgcattttattgttaGCATTGATGATAGAGAGTGACATTAAAGTTCTCCCTATGCCATGTTCTGATGTTCTAACAGCCATCCTTCATGGGCATAGTTCCCCCCAAACATGTTAGCAATATTTCAGCTGAGGGACACAAGTAATTTTTGCTCCAATACAATATGAATCAATTCTTGCTTTGTTGGTTCCTTGATAGACAAACTATTCTAGCATAACACACACATCTCTTGACAGAAAATACACCAAGATGGTATTGGTAGCTCTGGTTAATTTTAAAAGGACAATCTTAGTAATGACATAAAATGTATTGTTTTTTATTTGTGAACTGTAGGCTTTGATCCCAGTACACCAAAATACCAGCGAGATGTTGCTCTACAGACCTTTGCACTGGACTTTACAGAGTCGCCAGTTCCTGTCGTCTCTTCCCCAAGCCTAGTCTTTGGCCAGTCTGTTCCTCCATTACTCGATAATTCAGCATTTTTTGGAGCACCATCGTCTGCTAAAAGTTCTGTCGTAACATTAAACTCAGGTCCTGGGAGGCAAAGGAGTTTTTACAAATCTTGCAATGCTCCTGGGCCAAGATCCAACAATGGGCTTAAGTCTGGGCCCTCTGTATCCCCATCAGAGTCTGAAGATTCTGAAGGCTCAAGTCCAAGTCCAGTCATCTTTCTGGATGAAGAAGGTTACCAGAAGAGTCTGAAGGCCAAGCTGAAAATACCCCAGATCCCAATACTCAAGGATGACATTGAGGATTCCGACTCTGAAGTAAGTGAATTCTTCGACAGTTTTGACCAATTTGACGAACTAGACCAAATGTTGGTCAgcacatctaccaccctgaagGTAGGGTCTAGCCCTCAAAATCCACCTCAGAAAAAGAAGCCTACGGCAAAGCTGGCTTCCAGCTTCACGCTGAAACAATGCACTACTGCAGTTGCTGCTATGAATCCGCAGAAGTTTGACCACCCGGTCCTTCCTGCTGATGTGAAAAAACCCACTGCTCGGAAGGCAGAATCTCCCTATAACAGCCTGTCTGATGTCCCGGATTCACCTCGCCCAATGCATAGTTCAGGAGAAGAGAATAGCCCTCTCTTCAGCCCCATCCATTCATCAGCTTTCAGTCCCCTTGCAGCTCTGAGCGGGTCCGAATGTTCAGGGAAGGTGCAGGTTCTCGGTACTGAAATCGTTAAGGCACCAAACAATGGAGCACTTTCTGACAGTTACTCTCAATACGCAGGCGATGTTTCACACAGCATCATCAGCTCTGTTTTCAGGTATCCGCACGATGTTGGCTTCGAGCATAAGAGGACAGCAGCTTGCCCTCAGGATGGATGTTGGTCAGACAGAGTTGAAGATCTGAACATGACAGCTTCCACTGAAAATTCTGACTCAAAACCACCCACGGCTCATCCTTCTGCCCAGCAGACTTGTTCAAACACATTCAAGGATGGCATCCAGCAAATTGCTACAGAGCTAGTGGAGAAAAGTTTTGGCAGTGCCTTTAAGGACCTGCAGAAGGGTGTTTCGTCATGCACTAGCACCCTATGTCACCTGGCTGCAAGATTGACATCCTCTGTCATTCATATGGCCTTGCAAGAGATTGGAGCAAGGCGAGCATTCTCACAGAAGAGGAGCGCTATTAGTGACTTAGCAGACTATTTGGTGGGCGATGCAATAGCTGGAGCACTGCGAGAACTGGAGTTTGTGAAGAAACAAATTTTTAACAACGCTGTTGCCCGATTTGCGACTGATCTGGCTGAGGAACTCATTTTTGAGGGAATCATGGAGGTTTGTCAGTTCTCCCACCCAACAACGCCTACATCAACAATAAGCTGGTCATTTGATGACGAGGAAAAGATTGTGAGCTCCTACGCGAGAGATTTGTCAGAGTCAGTCCTGCAAGAAGCCTTCATTGAATTGTCTCAAGTGGATGTGAGCTTCACAGCACAAGCAGCAATTAGCATTTCTCTGGACAATATTAAAGATGTTGGTGGAAAAGATGTAGACCAGGCAACGAAGACTGCTTATGGCCCTGGTGATATCCGAGAGGGAACGTTACTCGGAGACCCTGAAGGGCATTTGTCTAATGCTGTGGTAAGCAGTTCATTTGATGCTTCGAATTTGACTGAGAAAGTGTATACTATAGAGAAAGCACTGCTTTGTGTTTCTGGCATTGCAAGTAGTGTATCTGTTCCTCACTCTGCCAAGGCATTTTCTTGCAATTCATTGGACTCTCCTCTGACATCATGTATTGATCTTGTGTCATCGAAGTTAAATTCAGCGCAAGGTACAAATGCAGCTCCTGAGAGATCATGTTCGAGGAACAGTAAAATTGATGAGGTGCTGTCTGCAAGCTATGTCCCTCAGCCAAAGGATTCTGCAAGCCATGTTATTTGTACTGGGCATATTTCTGGTGACAACACATTTCAGTGCACTGAGGCAGCTAATACTGGCCAAGGAACATTACAGCAAAATGAAGGCCTGGCCATTAATGATGCTGCTGTCACAGTACAGAGAAACTGGCAAACAGGAGCAATGATTGATATAGTGGTAAATAATCCTTTTGACTTTGTGACCCCACCTAAAGTTGGATGTGCGGTAAAGGACTGTGCTTCTAAATCGGGTGAACAAATGCTAATTGAGCCTATTGCTGAGAACCAATTTGCAGCAGAGTTGGCAGAAGCGATTGTAACAAATTCAGtggatgaaataaaaatgaaagtcaCAAACCCTCAAGGGGTATTTTCTGCAGGTTCGCTTGGAACCATTGCCAAAACTGGCAATAAGGATGCACTCAAGAGACTTGGGGAGATACCAGAGGGCCAGTTGCAGGATCAACAAACGGTTGGGAAAATGGTTTTGTGCAGTCCGCTTCAGTATGCTTACTCTCAGTCTCCAGACATGCTGCAAACACCTCCTGTGTCGCCTGCCGAATTTACTCCCAGTAAAGGTTTGACCATCCCACAGCATTTTGCACAGGAGCTCAAGGGTCACTTAGCAGAAGAGTTTCCTCCATGTACTCCACCACCCAGTCCTACTGTTGCACTCAAGAACTTAAAGGTAGAAAGTGCAGATGGTGTGGGTGGCCCAGAGCTCGCTCTTACTCTAAAGTCGTTGACTGCACAGCTTCAAGGTCACATCTCAACACCAACCTTCCAGACTTCCTTGGCCGAGGTCAgtgaaccaagcaaagagatgaGTGCAGGTGTACTGGGAAAGCAGAGGGTTGGGCTTAACAAAGATGGGCTATTTCCAGAGGAAGATCTTGCCAGCATTGAGGGCAGCTTAAGTGGATCTCCCGGAACACCGCCGCCAACCCCACAGCAATCATTCCGTGAAAAGAGTCTGAAGAGCTTCAGTCGGAAGCTTAAAGGGGAGCTGGCTAAAGAGTTCATGCCAGTAACCCCTCCGTCCACCCCGCGTAACCATTCCATTCCAGACATGGCAGGGCTGAGCCAGGACACTGAGGAAAAGGCAGAGTTCGTGCTGAAGCTAATGAGGTCGCTGTCTGAAGAGGTGCTGGACAACGAGGAGGATGAGAACTTTGACTTCGTAGAGGGGCGGCCGGAGATGAGGGAGCAGCCGAGCCCAAGCCCCAGACGGGGCACAAAGGTTTTGGAAAAGGAAGAGCTGAAGTCGGACATCAAGAGGCAGGCTCTGCAGTATGCCAATCAGCTGGCCTCCAGCATTGTTTCCATGGCGACTGAAATTGCAGCAATTTGTGTCGAGGACGCCAGGAAATGCGACAGCAGGGATCTCAAGTGCTTCAGGGTGTCCCCCAGCCACCTGCGGAAGGTGGCTGCTCGGAGTGAACCGCATGCCAGAACCGCGGGCGCCGATAGGAACGCACCAGAAGAGGCCGTGGGCTCTTTGTTGAGCTATGCAGGCAGGGTGGCGGGAGAGGTCATTCGGGATGCCAAGAAAGTCCTCAGCTCCAAGAAGCACAGGGTGAGGAAATTCAAGAGGGATGGCTGCCAGGTGGAAAGCAACGAATCCAGCTGTGGAGAACAGGACAACATGGGGATCGAAGGGTTAAACACCATGGCGGATCAGTGGTCCCGGGAGCTTGTGGATTCTGTGCTTCATTCTCCCCAAGGTGGACTCGTGTCCAAACATTCGAGCTGTGAGAGTGTGACTGATGAGTATGCAGAATACATCATGAGAATGATCAGCAGAGAAGCAGGAAACGGTGAGATAATAGTCGATCATTACGCCAGTAAGCTTGCCTTTAGGACTGTGAAAGTGGGCCTGGAGCAAGCAGCTAGGAGAATAAAGCAGAAGTATAAGAGAAGACTCCTGTCTTCACAACAGTCGAGAGGCGACAACGGGGGCAAAGAACTTTTCAAGTTCCTGACAAGGGAGGAGACCCAAGACACAAGTCCCTGCAGGAGAGGCCACGATCAAAGAATGAGCAGGAGGGATTCCAGAGATCTGGCAAGGTTTGCAGAATCAGTTGCCCAAAATATCACTTACGAAGTCACGCAGAAAATGAACACGGCCTCTGGTGTGCAAGGCTTATCCAAGTCCCTGACAGACTCTTGCCTCTACAAAAGGTCCCAGCTGGAACAGATGGCTGAGGACCTTATTAAGAAGACCTGGACCTGCTCAATCCAACCCATTGTCCAGAGGAACAAACGCTACCACAGCATGGGAAGTTTAAATGATTATGGATGCTGCATTGCCAGCCCCAATCGAACGCTTGAACACTATGTGGGAAAAGGTGCTGATGAAACTCTCCATGTTAACATGGCTGGGGATGATGGGAATGCCTCAGACACCAGCAAGCAAAAAGAATGTTTAGCGTATGCCGAAAAGTTGAGAGGGATTGTTTTACAGTGCTCTTCTGCAGAAAAGGAATCAAGAAGTTACACTAACAGGTTAAGTTCACAGACTGGTGGGTTCTACCCCAAAAATGCCACGAGAGCCCCATGGCATGCCGGTAAACCACTTACAAGGCCagagtactacatcaatggagcCTGTCAGCTCGATGTACCTAGGATCCATATTGACTTGGAGCAGAGGGGAATTTTTTCAGAGGACTTGATGTCAGTGGCCATTGAGAAGGCCAAGAGCAATACAAGCCTGGCAGCAGACAGTGGTATTGGACAGGATGGTGCAAGCTTCACTGAAAGCCTTGCTGCAGAGATAATGACTTCAGCCATGATCAATGCCAGCCAGTCAATCACAAGGTAAATGAAGATCGTCCTCCTGTTATTTTACATTAGGTAGAATTGACGGTTCTTTCTTGTCCTCCTGTAGGCCAGCTGCAAATAGGACGTTGTTACCATCTTACAGGGTACCTTTTGGGTGGAATTCTCCCAAGCACACAGTCGTTTTGAGAGATTTGCAAGCAGTCAGCAGATTTCCCATCCATCTCCTCAATAAGAGTTTTTGGTTAATATTCGTTGGCTGTGTTAGAAACAACTCAACTTTCACTGATAGTGAGGAAATTCAGGAAATCCATCTATCTTGTCGTTACTTATAAAATAAAAGACACATTGTAACCCCTCTGGGTCTGTACATTTAATGAAGACTGAAGGGGATCAGATTGGATACAAACAGAGAGAGATTCTTGCTCCCACCAGCCCCGTTTTATCATTGACCACCAATACCCGAGAAGCAGGACTTTGGGTTTGAATCCCTATACAGATTGTTTTTAAACCTGGGTGGGACTTCAGCACACGAGCCCAGGCTTAGCTAATTGTCTTTTCCATCAGGCCACAGTTGCTTCAAATTCTGTCTGTACATTGCCCCTCTCTGTGCACTCTGAATTCATTTACTGCTAAAGCCCTCCTCCCATTACCTCCTGGACTATTCCTATCACAGCATCATACTTTACACTATGTGAAAACCTGAGGTCACCAGAATCTACTGTCCATGTCCTAAAGTGCATCACATACCACTTACCTGTCATCTCTATGCTGTTGACCTGCGATGGTTTCTTGGTTCCAAaaatctccattttaaaattctcaccactTATATAACCATTTATGTTTTTGTCACCCTCTCTGTCTCTAATGTCCCCTGGCCTCCTAGTTCACTCTGGTACTTGAGTTCTGGTCTCTTGTGCATCCCCAATTTCCTTCATTTCACCAATGACAGTCTCCCTACAGCCTCCTGGGCTCCAAGACCTGGAACTGCCTTAAATCTCCCTGTGGCACTacctctcctcctttaaaattAAGCTTAAATCTACCGTTTAACTGGGATTTTGGTCACCTATCCTAATatcatcatggagacacaagagactgcagatgctggaatctgagcaaaaaaacaaagtgctggaggaatttagtgggtcaggcggcatgtttagggggaaatggacagtcgatgtttcaggtcaagacccttcatctggactgaaagaggggagatagccagtataaagaggtgaggggaaggggtagatcaAGATATGGcaagtccagtccagatgaagggtctcaacatgaaacatccagtgtctatttccctccacagatactgcctgacccatgagttcctccatcattttgtgtgttgctccagattccagcatctgcagtcttttgtgtctctaaaAATCCAAGTTGTTGTTAGTGTTTTATTACTGATGAGCAGTAAGGTATTTGAATCTgtatagaaaccatagaaaactacagcacagaaaacaggccatttggcccttctagtctgtgccgaaacattattctgctagtcccatctacctgcccccagcccgtacccctccagacctctctcgtctaT from Pristis pectinata isolate sPriPec2 chromosome 4, sPriPec2.1.pri, whole genome shotgun sequence carries:
- the akap11 gene encoding A-kinase anchor protein 11 isoform X3; translated protein: MRSGCCKPRVSLKKEVLSGQQHLSMKTLLQSTRPLCNVTLDQHWKGANNLTEVTFVGFSSSTEDATSAGKQALAANDLELSDWLSSPQLSNLKNTDIALLTDLKKHSRTKEKTVSQVVCVMRHPPSSLYCDDSVFSLLSKYTTGIRFSLESHSTPKHQTDVYLVEEDDTNQSVSSIEDDFVTAFEHLEEEAFGTVGFDPSTPKYQRDVALQTFALDFTESPVPVVSSPSLVFGQSVPPLLDNSAFFGAPSSAKSSVVTLNSGPGRQRSFYKSCNAPGPRSNNGLKSGPSVSPSESEDSEGSSPSPVIFLDEEGYQKSLKAKLKIPQIPILKDDIEDSDSEVSEFFDSFDQFDELDQMLVSTSTTLKVGSSPQNPPQKKKPTAKLASSFTLKQCTTAVAAMNPQKFDHPVLPADVKKPTARKAESPYNSLSDVPDSPRPMHSSGEENSPLFSPIHSSAFSPLAALSGSECSGKVQVLGTEIVKAPNNGALSDSYSQYAGDVSHSIISSVFRYPHDVGFEHKRTAACPQDGCWSDRVEDLNMTASTENSDSKPPTAHPSAQQTCSNTFKDGIQQIATELVEKSFGSAFKDLQKGVSSCTSTLCHLAARLTSSVIHMALQEIGARRAFSQKRSAISDLADYLVGDAIAGALRELEFVKKQIFNNAVARFATDLAEELIFEGIMEVCQFSHPTTPTSTISWSFDDEEKIVSSYARDLSESVLQEAFIELSQVDVSFTAQAAISISLDNIKDVGGKDVDQATKTAYGPGDIREGTLLGDPEGHLSNAVVSSSFDASNLTEKVYTIEKALLCVSGIASSVSVPHSAKAFSCNSLDSPLTSCIDLVSSKLNSAQGTNAAPERSCSRNSKIDEVLSASYVPQPKDSASHVICTGHISGDNTFQCTEAANTGQGTLQQNEGLAINDAAVTVQRNWQTGAMIDIVVNNPFDFVTPPKVGCAVKDCASKSGEQMLIEPIAENQFAAELAEAIVTNSVDEIKMKVTNPQGVFSAGSLGTIAKTGNKDALKRLGEIPEGQLQDQQTVGKMVLCSPLQYAYSQSPDMLQTPPVSPAEFTPSKGLTIPQHFAQELKGHLAEEFPPCTPPPSPTVALKNLKVESADGVGGPELALTLKSLTAQLQGHISTPTFQTSLAEVSEPSKEMSAGVLGKQRVGLNKDGLFPEEDLASIEGSLSGSPGTPPPTPQQSFREKSLKSFSRKLKGELAKEFMPVTPPSTPRNHSIPDMAGLSQDTEEKAEFVLKLMRSLSEEVLDNEEDENFDFVEGRPEMREQPSPSPRRGTKVLEKEELKSDIKRQALQYANQLASSIVSMATEIAAICVEDARKCDSRDLKCFRVSPSHLRKVAARSEPHARTAGADRNAPEEAVGSLLSYAGRVAGEVIRDAKKVLSSKKHRVRKFKRDGCQVESNESSCGEQDNMGIEGLNTMADQWSRELVDSVLHSPQGGLVSKHSSCESVTDEYAEYIMRMISREAGNGEIIVDHYASKLAFRTVKVGLEQAARRIKQKYKRRLLSSQQSRGDNGGKELFKFLTREETQDTSPCRRGHDQRMSRRDSRDLARFAESVAQNITYEVTQKMNTASGVQGLSKSLTDSCLYKRSQLEQMAEDLIKKTWTCSIQPIVQRNKRYHSMGSLNDYGCCIASPNRTLEHYVGKGADETLHVNMAGDDGNASDTSKQKECLAYAEKLRGIVLQCSSAEKESRSYTNRLSSQTGGFYPKNATRAPWHAGKPLTRPEYYINGACQLDVPRIHIDLEQRGIFSEDLMSVAIEKAKSNTSLAADSGIGQDGASFTESLAAEIMTSAMINASQSITSSSLKDGLRSTDSTTTSQQLSLSAGDDSTGSWSNLSFEDEHPDETSSFLHLSDSDNSEDKEEEVQEVSEGLISAKETLLILNVDLEPSSLDPQLQMLLQWIAASQFQISLVYFKESFEDELLNFLAVVKRVELRDWKICDLLQAVLKYCSMREQDPAGAHCNHTPLFDWLLEST
- the akap11 gene encoding A-kinase anchor protein 11 isoform X1, with the translated sequence MRSGCCKPRVSLKKEVLSGQQHLSMKTLLQSTRPLCNVTLDQHWKGANNLTEVTFVGFSSSTEDATSAGKQALAANDLELSDWLSSPQLSNLKNTDIALLTDLKKHSRTKEKTVSQVVCVMRHPPSSLYCDDSVFSLLSKYTTGIRFSLESHSTPKHQTDVYLVEEDDTNQSVSSIEDDFVTAFEHLEEEAFGTVGFDPSTPKYQRDVALQTFALDFTESPVPVVSSPSLVFGQSVPPLLDNSAFFGAPSSAKSSVVTLNSGPGRQRSFYKSCNAPGPRSNNGLKSGPSVSPSESEDSEGSSPSPVIFLDEEGYQKSLKAKLKIPQIPILKDDIEDSDSEVSEFFDSFDQFDELDQMLVSTSTTLKVGSSPQNPPQKKKPTAKLASSFTLKQCTTAVAAMNPQKFDHPVLPADVKKPTARKAESPYNSLSDVPDSPRPMHSSGEENSPLFSPIHSSAFSPLAALSGSECSGKVQVLGTEIVKAPNNGALSDSYSQYAGDVSHSIISSVFRYPHDVGFEHKRTAACPQDGCWSDRVEDLNMTASTENSDSKPPTAHPSAQQTCSNTFKDGIQQIATELVEKSFGSAFKDLQKGVSSCTSTLCHLAARLTSSVIHMALQEIGARRAFSQKRSAISDLADYLVGDAIAGALRELEFVKKQIFNNAVARFATDLAEELIFEGIMEVCQFSHPTTPTSTISWSFDDEEKIVSSYARDLSESVLQEAFIELSQVDVSFTAQAAISISLDNIKDVGGKDVDQATKTAYGPGDIREGTLLGDPEGHLSNAVVSSSFDASNLTEKVYTIEKALLCVSGIASSVSVPHSAKAFSCNSLDSPLTSCIDLVSSKLNSAQGTNAAPERSCSRNSKIDEVLSASYVPQPKDSASHVICTGHISGDNTFQCTEAANTGQGTLQQNEGLAINDAAVTVQRNWQTGAMIDIVVNNPFDFVTPPKVGCAVKDCASKSGEQMLIEPIAENQFAAELAEAIVTNSVDEIKMKVTNPQGVFSAGSLGTIAKTGNKDALKRLGEIPEGQLQDQQTVGKMVLCSPLQYAYSQSPDMLQTPPVSPAEFTPSKGLTIPQHFAQELKGHLAEEFPPCTPPPSPTVALKNLKVESADGVGGPELALTLKSLTAQLQGHISTPTFQTSLAEVSEPSKEMSAGVLGKQRVGLNKDGLFPEEDLASIEGSLSGSPGTPPPTPQQSFREKSLKSFSRKLKGELAKEFMPVTPPSTPRNHSIPDMAGLSQDTEEKAEFVLKLMRSLSEEVLDNEEDENFDFVEGRPEMREQPSPSPRRGTKVLEKEELKSDIKRQALQYANQLASSIVSMATEIAAICVEDARKCDSRDLKCFRVSPSHLRKVAARSEPHARTAGADRNAPEEAVGSLLSYAGRVAGEVIRDAKKVLSSKKHRVRKFKRDGCQVESNESSCGEQDNMGIEGLNTMADQWSRELVDSVLHSPQGGLVSKHSSCESVTDEYAEYIMRMISREAGNGEIIVDHYASKLAFRTVKVGLEQAARRIKQKYKRRLLSSQQSRGDNGGKELFKFLTREETQDTSPCRRGHDQRMSRRDSRDLARFAESVAQNITYEVTQKMNTASGVQGLSKSLTDSCLYKRSQLEQMAEDLIKKTWTCSIQPIVQRNKRYHSMGSLNDYGCCIASPNRTLEHYVGKGADETLHVNMAGDDGNASDTSKQKECLAYAEKLRGIVLQCSSAEKESRSYTNRLSSQTGGFYPKNATRAPWHAGKPLTRPEYYINGACQLDVPRIHIDLEQRGIFSEDLMSVAIEKAKSNTSLAADSGIGQDGASFTESLAAEIMTSAMINASQSITSSSLKDGLRSTDSTTTSQQLSLSAGDDSTGSWSNLSFEDEHPDETSSFLHLSDSNGNSSSWSSLGLEGDIYEENISFPPSESDNSEDKEEEVQEVSEGLISAKETLLILNVDLEPSSLDPQLQMLLQWIAASQFQISLVYFKESFEDELLNFLAVVKRVELRDWKICDLLQAVLKYCSMREQDPAGAHCNHTPLFDWLLEST